TGCTATCTGGACTGAAAGCACCTTAACCTTAAATAATCTCTCAACAGCTTTTTTTATCTCAATCTTATTGGCACTTCTGTGCACTTCAAAGACATACTGATTTCCTGTCTCCTTTTGCAAAGTGCTCTTTTCGGTAATTATTGGCCTTAAAATAATATCATATTCATTCATGGCGCAAGCACCTCTTCAATCCTGCGAAGGGAATCAAGGGTAATAATCAGTTGCTCATGTCTTATAATATCA
Above is a window of Syntrophorhabdaceae bacterium DNA encoding:
- a CDS encoding 50S ribosomal protein L23, whose product is MNEYDIILRPIITEKSTLQKETGNQYVFEVHRSANKIEIKKAVERLFKVKVLSVQIAVMEGKKKRLGRFFGKRSDWKKAIVKLSLKDKIGIFEGA